CGGGGATCGTGGGCGGCGTACCCGTCGAGGATCGCGCCGCAGCCGTCCGGGGAGGCGTCGTCGACCGCGACCACCTCGACGTCGTCGGCCGCCTCGGCCAGGATCGAGTCGAGACAGGTCGCCAGGTACGCCTCGACGCCGTGCACCGGAACGACGACGGACAGCCGGGGTCGCCCCGAGATGGGCTCTGCGCTGCTCACACCGGGTGACCATGCCGGACGCGGGTTGCCTCCACCCGACCGCCGGATGAACATCCCACACTGGTCGCCGGCGCGAATCCATCGACGGCCGTTCCGAAAGCTCGACCGGAATCCCGGTTGCCCCCAGTGGCATGATCACGTCATGGAAGCGTTCCTGACCCCGGAGCAGCTCGCCGACCGGACCGCGCGGGCCCTCGACGCGGCGGTACGCGCCGGCCGTGACCTCGGGCTGACCGTGACGGAACCGAAGGTGCTGCACGACGTGTTCTCCGTCGTCGTCCACCTCGCCCCCGCGCCGGTCGTGGCCCGGGTGCCCACGGTGCTGCCGCACTACGCGACCCTGGCCAGCCAGGCGAGCCGACAGCGGGCCGAGCTGGACGTCACCCGGTGGCTCGCCGCCCGGGGAACCCCGGTCGTGCCGCCCAGCCCGCTCGTGCCCCCGGAACCCGTTCGGCGCGACGGGTTCTCGATGACGTTCTGGCAGTACGTCCCCCCGGCCCCGGACGCCGAGCCGGACTACGTGGCCAACGCCGCGCTGATCCCCGAGCTGCACGCCGCGATGCGCGACTACCCCGGTGAGCTGGCGTTCCTGTCCGCGGCCGAACCGCCGTTCGTGACCGACAGCCTGACGCTGCTCGACGGCCGCCCCGACCTGCTCGACCCGGCCGACCTGGACCGTGCCCGCCGCGAGTGGCAGGCCCTGGAACCGCTGGCGCGCTCGCAGGCGGCGTTCGAGCGCAGGTTCCCCGGCGTCGACCTGCGACCCGTGCACGGCGACTGCCCGCCGGTGAACATCCTCGCCGGCGCCGACGGCCCGCGGTACGCCGACTTCGAGCTGGTGACGCTCGGGCCGGTGGAGTGGGACCTGGCCGGCGTCGGTCCGGACTGCGAGGCCGCGTACGACCGCCAGGCCCGCCGTCGGGGCATGCGCCCGTTGGACCGGGACGTGCTGGCCTTCGTGACCGCCGTGGGGATGCTGCGCGGCGTCGCCTGCCTGGCGCTCGCCCCGCAGCTCCCCATGCTGGCGGACGCCGTCCGCCCCATGATCGACCAGTGGCGGTCCACCCCCTTCCCCACCGACCTGACCGGCTGACGGCGGGGCCCGGGTCGAGCGGATCCGCGTGGGGGTGGGGACCGGGGGTGGTTAGGGTGGGGGGTTGTGCCTGAGGGACATACGATTCATCGGCTGGCGCGGCGGCACGCCGAGTTGTTCGCGGGGGACAAGCCGCAGGTCAGCAGCCCGCAGGGGCGGTTCGCCGAGGGGGCCGCGCGGATCAGCGGCACCGTCCTGGAGAGCGCCGAGGCGTACGGCAAGCATCTGCTGCACCACTACGCCGACGGGTCGAGCCTGCACGTGCACCTCGGGCTGTACGGGAAGTTCGCCGACGGGTCGGGCGAGCCGCCCCCACCGGTCGGGCAGGTACGGCTGCGGATGGTCACCGACCGGCACTGGCTGGAGCTGCGCGGGCCGACCGCCTGCGAGCTGTTCACCCCGCCGGAGGTGGCGGCGCTGCGCGCCCGGCTCGGCCCCGACCCGCTGCGCGCCGACGCCGAGCCCGAGCGGGCGTACGCCCGGATCGCGGGTAGCGCCACCCCGCTCGCCGGGCTGCTGCTCGACCAGTCGGTGGTGGCCGGCACCGGGCTGATCTTCGTGACGGAGGCGCTGTTCCGGGCCGGGCTGCCGCCGCTGCTGCCCGGCCGGGCGCTGACCCGCGCCGGCTGGCGGGCGCTCTGGGCGGACCTGGTCGCGCTGATGACCCTCGCCGTCGAACGCGGCCGGATCGACACCGTCCGCCCGGCCCACCTGCCCGAGGCGACGGGTCGCGCGCCGCGCGTCGACCGGCACGGCGGCGAGGTGTACGTCTACCGTCGCCCCGGTCAGCCCTGCCACGTCTGTGGCACGCCGGTCAGCCGGGGCGGGCTGGGCGGCCGGAACCTCTACTGGTGCGCCACCTGCCAGGCCGGCTGACCCGACCGCCGGGCCGGCCCTCCCCTAAGGCCCGTCGAGCAGCCAGCGGACCACCTCGACCTGCTCCGGGAAGACCTGCCCCTCGACGATGCTCCAGGCCAGCGTCTGGCCGACCGTCCAGCCCCGGGCCCGGTCGCGGTCCAGCCCCAGCTCGGCGGTGAGCCGGTCCAGCCGGTACCGGACCGCCGCCGCCGAGTGGCCCAGCTCCGCGCCGCGCACCAGCGGCACCACGCCGAACTCGCGTTCACCGAGCAGCGGCTTCGGGTCGATCAGCAGCCACGGCTCGCGGGTGGCCCGCAGCACGTTGCCGGCGTGCAGGTCCTGGTTGACCAGCACCTGCCCGCCCTGGGTCGGCGTCAGCCCGGTGAGCAGGTCGACGGCGGCGTCGAGCAGCCGCCGCTCGTACGGCCGACCGGCCCGCTCCCAGTTGCCCGGCAGCCGTTCCACCCAGCCGGCGGCCTCTTCGGCCAGCGGCGTGAAGGACCCCGACCCGGCCGGCGGCGCCCCGGCCGGCGATTGCCCGGCGGGCGACGGCAGCCCGGCCGGCGGTGGCCCACCGGCCGGCAGCCACAGGCGGGGGAGCAGGTCGACGGCGACCCCGAGCGCCTCCCGGGGTGGCAGGTGGTGCAGCGGCGTGCCGGGCACGCACCGCTCGACCAGCAGGGCCCGCCAGGCCGGCTCGTGCGCCAGCAACCGGACCGCGCCCTCACCCGCCCAGGCGGCCAGCGCCGCCGCCTCGTGCGCGCTCTCCGGGTCGGGGTACTGGAGCTTGAGCACGGCCGGGACGCCGTCGGGCAGCTCCGTGCGGAGCGTCAGCGCCGCCATCCCGCCGTCGTACGCCGGACCCAGCCGCAGGCCCCAGCGGTCGACACAGGAGGCCAGGCGCTGCGGCAGGGCCGCCAGCCACGCCCGCCCGGCGGGCGCCCGCCGGACCCAGCCGAGCTGCTCGGGGATCTCCAGTTCCACGCCCATCACGTCATCCTCCGACAGGGACCGGCGTCCACGCCACCGTCAGTCCGCTCCCACCGTCGGCCCCGGCTCACCGTCGGTCGGGGTTCAAAGTCAGCCGGTGCCCACCGTCAGCGCAGCCGGCGGATGTCGCCGTACGCGCGGTAGAAGCCGCCCCGGCCGGCCTCGCGGACCTCGGTGACCACGTAGTGGGCCCCGGGCTCGCGGATGCCCTTGGGGAACTGCACCGACCAGTCCCGGTGGTAGCCGTCGGAGAGCACCTGCACGCGCAGCCGGCCCCGCTCCTCGACGCACCGCACCACCACGCCGCCGCCGGCGTGGTCGACGACCTCGACCGTGGTCGACGGCGCGGTGACCGCCAGGCTCGGCGGGGCCTTGACGTCCACCACCTGCGGCACGCTGCCGGCCTCGGCCGCCCGGATCGCCGGCTCGCTGGCGTCGACGCAGGCCAGGTGGCCGCCGGTGGTGACCACGTAGAGCCGTTCGTCGTGGTACTGCATGGAGTACGCCGAGCCGCAGCCGGTGCCGAGCTTCCAGAGCCGGTTGCCGGCCTCGTCGAAGCAGTAGATCGAGGAGTGGCTGTCGCCGGCGAAGACGTACCGGCCGTCGGCGGCGGTGGCGCAGGAGAAGACCGGCGCGTCGCACCGGAAGGTCTGTTCCCGCCGGCCGCGCTTGCCCAGCCGCACCACCTCGCGGGTGGCGGTGCCGGCGAAGACGTGGTCACGCTCCTGCCAGCCGAACAGGACCGACCCGGTGGAGGTGTGCCACAGCTCCCGCCCGGTGCGCCAGTCGTAGCCGGTGACGCCGGCCGAGTGCCCGTGGTAGATCGCGTCGTCGTCGCAGCGGACCATCCACGCCGACCGGCCCCGCCCCGGCCGCCGCCAGAGGAACTCGTCCTCGTGGTCGATCGCGGCGATCCCGCCACCGGCGTCCGAGACGCCGAGCACCCCGTCGTGGATGTCCAGCCAGTAGATGTCGATGTCCGGCGCGATGCTGTACGCCGCCCGGGGCACCTTGCCGGAGAGGTCGTAGACGTTGCCGTCGTCACAGCCGGCGTAGATCCAGGCGTCGTCGGCGACGATGCACTTCACCCCGTCCGGCAGGCGGACCTGGCCGACCACCCGGGCGTCGTGCCCGAGCGTGGTGATCACGCCGCGTTCGTTGCCGACCATGCAGTGCCGCCCGTCGACGAAGATGCCGAAGGCGGGCGCGCCCGAGTCGTACCGCCAGAGCACCGGGGCGGTGCGCGCGGTGGACCGGGCGCTGACGATCTGCCGGCGGCTGACCGCGCGCCGCTGGCGGACGCCGCGCACCGCCGGGGCGTACCCCTTGCGGACCTTCTCCCCGATCTTCTTCGCGGCGGCGGCGCGGGCCTTGGCGTTGTCGGCGTAGCTGCTGGCCTTGACCTGGCCCTGGTCGCCGATCCGGCCGTAGCGGACGGTCAGCTCGCAGCCGTCCACCACGGTCTCGTAGAACTTGTGCGCCCCACCGTCCACTTCGGACAGTTCGAGGTACGTCGTCTCCTGCGGCAAGGGGAATCCTCCGGGGAACGGGCGACCGGCGGCGACCCGGCCGGTACGTCGACAGCGCGCACACCGTAGCGCCCACCACCGACACGAAACGCCCGCCGAGCCGCCGCCCGACTACCGGCGGGCCAGCGCGTCGACGGCCTTGCGGGCGGCGACCAGGACCGGATCCCAGGCCGGCGCGTACGGCGGCGCGTAGCCCAGGTCCAGGGCGGTCATGTCGTCCACCGTCATGCCGTTCCACAGCGCCACGGCCAACGTGTCGATCCGCTTGGCCGCCTCGGACCAGCCGACGATCTGCGCGCCGAGCAGCCGCCCGCTGGGCCGCTCGGCGAGCAGCTTCACGCTCATCGTCCGGGCCCCCGGGTAGTAGCCGGCCCGGTTCGTCGACTCGGCGATCACCGAGACGAACTCGAAACCGGCCGCGGTGGCCTCCCGCTCCCGCAGCCCGGTGCGACCCACCTCCAGGTCGCAGACCTTGGTCACCGCCGTGCCGATCACGCCGGGGAAGGTGGCGTAGCCGCCGCCGATGTTGATGCCCGCGACCCGGCCCTGCTTGTTGGCGTGCGTGCCCAGCGGGATGTGCACCGGCAGGCCGCTGACCAGGTGCAGGCTCTCCACGCAGTCCCCGGCGGCCCACACGTCGGGCGCGTCGACCACCCGCATCCGGCGGTCCACCCGGATGCCGCCGGACGGCCCGACCGGCAGCCCGGCCGCCTCGGCGAGCGCGGTGTTCGGGCGCACCCCGAGACCGAGGACGACCACGTCGGCCGGGAACTCGCCGGCGTCGGTGACCACCCCGGTGACCCGGCCGTCCCGCTCCGCCAGGCCGGTGACCGTGACCCCGGTACGGATCTCGATGCCCAGGCCGCGCATCGCGTCGGCGACCAGACCGGCCATGTCCGGGTCCACCGTGGACATCGGCTGCTCGGCCTGCTCGACCAGGGTCACCCGGAGACCGCGCACGATCAGCGCCTCGGCCATCTCCACGCCGATGTAGCCGCCGCCGACCACCACCGCCCGCCGGGGCGGCGGGTCACCTTCCAGCCAGTCGCGCAGCGCGTCGCCGTCGTCGAGGGTCTGCACCCCGAACACGCCGGCCGCCTCGGTGTGCGCCCACGCCGGTTTCACCGGGTTCGCGCCGGTGGCGTACATCAGGATGTCGAACCGTTCGCGGACCTCGCCGCCGCCGGCCAGATCCTGGGCGACGACCTCACGGCGGGCCAGGTCGATCGCGGTGACCTCGTGCCGGAGCCGGACGTCGACGGCGAAGTCGTCCCGGAAGGTGGCCGGATCCCGGGCGACCAGGTCGTCCCGGTCCTCGACCAGCCCGCTGATCCAGTACGGGATGCCGCACGCCGAGTACGACGTGAAGCGGCCCCGCTCGAACGCCACGATCTCCAGGTCGTCAGGTCCACGACGCCGGCGGGCCTGGGACGCCGCCGCCATGCCACCGGCGTCCCCGCCCACCACGATCAACCGTTGTGCCATCGGATCAGTCTGTCACCGTGGGCGCGCCGCCACGGGTCTGTCGGGCCACCTCGGCGACCACGTCGACGAGTTTGCCCGTCCGGGCGTACACGGCGCGCTGCCGCGTCGCCCCGGTGCCGTGCCGGCGTACGCCGTCCAGCAGCCCGGTGACCCGGTCGGCGTCGCCGTGCCGCTCCAGCACCGGCCGGACCCGCTCGACCAGCCGGTCCAGCAGCTCCCAGGCCGGGACGACGCCACCGTCGGCGGTCAGGTCGACGGCCTTGCCGGCCAGCCCGTCGTGCGCGGCCCGCCAGTGCGCCGCGACCAGCAGGTGGTGGTCGACCCGGGGCGCCGGACGGCCGGCGGCGATCTCCGCCAGGGCGGTGCCGACCAGCCCCCGGACCAGCGCCGCGACCAGGATGGTGTCGTCCAGCGCCGAGCAGACGTCACCGATGCGGATCTCCACCGTCGGGTACTTCGCCGACAGCCGGGCGTACCAGTAGAGCATCCCCTCGTCGAGCATCACGCCGCTGTCGATGAGCTGGCCGATCAGCCGCCGGTAGTGCGCGAACGAGTCGAGCCAGGGGGTGGGGGCCACCGAGGGCCACCGTTCCCACTCGATCGACCGCCAGCTCGCGTACCCGGTGTCCGCCCCGGCGGAGAACGGCGAGTTGGTGGTGAGCGCGTGCAGCACCGGCAACCACGGTCGGACGTGGTTGAGCACCTGCACGCCGGTGTCCGGGTCGGGCACCCCGACGTGCACGTGCATGCCGTTGTTGCCGGGGCCGGGGGCGAGCAGCCGGTACCGTTCGACCATCCGGTCGAAGCGGGGTTTGTCCACCACGGGCGGGGTCGGGCCGGCGGCCGGGCCGGTGCCGATGGCGAGCAGCCGTACGCCGGCCCGCTCGGCGGCGTCGGCGAGCCCGGCCCGCAGCAGCCCCAGGGAGTGCCGGATCGCGTCCAGATCCAGCCCGGGCGGGCTGCCGATCTCGATCTGACTGGTCTGGAACTCCCGTTCCACCTGGCCGGACAGCTCGGGGGGCACCTGCTCCATGACCAGGTCGACGGCGGGGACGGCCACTCCGGTGTGCGGGTCGACGAGCAGGAACTCCTCCTCGACGCCCACGGTGAGCAGGTCCGGGCCCGCCGGCTGCGGCGCAGCCGTGCCGTCCTCGTGTGCCGCTTGGCCGATCACGGCCTTCACCACCTTCGTCCCCGCCCCGCGCGGGTCGCGGGCGCCGCGGACAGCACTACCCATCGGCGGGGCACGGGGAAACGCGCGCTCCCCTGTGGACGGGTCGGGCAGCCGGCGGGGACGGGCCCTTGCGTGGGGCGCCTAGGCTGGCGGCGTGCCGGTGGGGTCGTTGACCGAGGTGTGGGCGTACGCGCTCACCCACCTCGTGCTGCTCGCCGACCGGCCGGTCGAGGTGCTGGCCGGCGCGGCGTTGGCCGGCGCGGCGCTCGGCGCGGCCCTGCTGCTGGCCACGGTCCTCGCCGCCCGGCTGGTGGTGGCCGGCGCGGACGCGCCCCGGGCCGGCCGGCGCTGGGGGGCGCTGCGGGACCGGGCCCGCCGGCGGCGGATCCCCCGTCAGCTCGACCCGGACGCGCCGGGTCGACCCCGTCCCCGCGCGCCCGGCGTCCGCCCCGCGACCGCGTAACGGGGACGTCGCCGCCGCGCGTCCGCCCGGCCGACGTCTCGTCCCGGACCAGCCCCGAGGGTTTCCCGCGCCGCGTCCGGCCGCCCGTCACGTGGTCGGTTCCGTCTGTCACCCGTCCCGCGTGGACATCCGACCGGAATCGCACCGAGGGGTCTCACCATGCTCGCCTTCGCACCGCTCGACGCCGCCGTGGGCGTCGCGTCCACCGCCGTCGGCACGCTCGCCACCGGGCTCGCGCCGCTGGCCGGCGGGGCGGCGACCGCCGCCGCCATCGTCGGGTTCACCGTCGCCGTCCGCCTGCTGATCACGCCGCTCACCGTCGCGCAGGTCCGGGGGGAGCGGCGTCGCGCGGCGCTCGCCCCGCAGCTCGCCGAGCTGCGCCGGCGGTACGGCGACGACCCGGCCCGCCTCCAGCGGGAGCTGGCCGGGCTGTACCGGACCGCCGGGGCGGGCCCGTTGGCCGGCTGCCTGCCGGCGCTGCTCCAGGCCCCGTTCTTCCTGGTGATGTACCGCCTGTTCAGCGTCGGCGACCGGGCGGCGCTGGCCGGGGAGCTGGTCGGGGTCCCGTTGGCGCACCACCTGACCGACGGGGTGGCCGGGGCGGCGGGGCCGCTGTTCGGCGTGCTGCTGCTGGGGTTGCTGGGGTTGGCCCGGCTGTCGTCGCGGCGGATGCGGCGGACCATGGCCGCCGGATCGGCGGGCCTGACCGGGTCGGCGGGCTCCGGTGTCGGGCCGGGGGCGGTCGGCGACGTGGGGGCGGTGGCCGGACGGATCCTGCCGCTGCTGCCGTACGCGACGCTGCCGGTGGCGCTGTTGGTGCCGTTGGCCGGCGTGCTGTACCTGGTCACCACGACGGCCTGGACCGCGCTGGAGCACGCCGTGCTGCGCCGGGACCGGTCGATCTCGCCGCCGGCCCTGGACAGAAACAGTTAACTTTCTTGATAATTAGCCGCACCTGTCGACGTCCATCGTTGCCCGGCTGGGCTGGAGGGTGCTGTGAAGCGTTCCCGATCACTTGTTCTGTCCCTGGTCACCGCCCTGGCGGCGACCCTCGGCGCGGCCTGGGTGGCATTGCCTGCCTTCGCCGCCGGAGCCACCGCCACGTTCGTCAAGACCGCCGACTGGGGGACCGGCTGGGAGGGGAGGTACACCGTCAGCAACGGCGGCGGCAGCGCCATCTCCGGCTGGACCGTCGCCTTCGACCTGCCCGCCGGGACCACCGTCGGCACCTACTGGGACGCGCTGCTGACGTCCGCCGGCCAGCGGCACACCTTCACCAACCGCTCGTGGAACGGCGTCATCGCCCCGGGGGCCTCGGTGTCGTTCGGCTTCATCGCCACCGGGTCGGGCACGCCGGTCAACTGCGCGCTCAACGGGGCGCCCTGCGGCGGCGGCACCCCGACCACCCCGCCGACGACCCCACCCACCACCGCCCCACCCACGACAGCCCCACCCACGACAGCCCCACCCACCACGGCCCCGCCGACCAGCCCGCCGCCGACCGGGTCGCTGCCGAGGCACCTGCTCACCGGGTACTGGCACAACTTCGACAACCCGGCCGTCGAGCTGCGGCTGCGCGACGTGCCCCACGAGTACGACGTGGTCGCGGTGGCCTTCGCCGACGCCACCGCCACCCCCGGCGCGGTCGCCTTCGCCGTCGACCCCGGCCTGTCCGCCGCCCTCGGCGGCTACTCCGACGCCGACTTTCGGGCCGACGTGCAGACCCTGCGCTCCCGGGGCAAGAAGGTGATCATCTCGGTCGGCGGGGAGACCGGCCGGGTCGCGGTCAACGACGCCGCCAGCGCTGTCGCCTTCGCCGACAGCGTGCACGGCCTGATCCAGCGGTACGGCTTCGACGGCGTCGACATCGACCTGGAGAACGGGCTGAACCCGACGTACATGGGGCAGGCGCTGCGCTCGCTGCGGGCCAGGGTCGGGGCGGGTCTGATCATCACCATGGCCCCGCAGACCATCGACATGCAGAACCCGACCACCAGCTACTTCAAGCTCGCGCTGGACATCCGGGACATCCTCACCGTGGTGCACACGCAGTACTACAACTCCGGCGCGATGCTCGGCTGTGACCAGCGGGCCGCGTACCCGCAGGGCACGGTGAACTTCATCGTCGCGCTGGCCTGCCTCCAGTTGGAGAACGGCCTCCGCCCGGACCAGGTGGCCCTCGGGCTGCCCGCCGGAGCGGGGGCGGCCGGTGGCGGCATCGTCGCGCCCAGCGTGGTCAACGCCGCGCTGGACTGCCTGGCCAGGGGCGTCAACTGCGGCAGCTTCCGGCCGCCGCGCACCTACCCGGGCATCCGGGGCGCGATGACCTGGTCGGTCAACTGGGACGTCAGCAACGGCAACGGCTTCGCCCGTACCGTCAAGCCGCACCTGGCCACCCTGCCCTGACAGCCGCCGTCGTCGCCGGGCGCGGTGGCGCGCCGGCCGGCGGCGTCGGGGTCACCGGCGCCGCCGGCCGGGATGGCGGTGGCACGGCGCGGTCAGCGGCCGGTGGAGACCGGCTGCTGACCGCGTCGCGCCCGGCGACGGCGGGACTTCTTGACCGCCCAACTGGCGATCATGAGCGCGAAGATCGCCAGGATGCCGTAGTCGAACCAACTGCTGTACTTGTCGATCTGCTCCCAGCGCGAGCCCAGCGAGTAGCCGAGACCGACGAAGATGGCGTTCCACAGGCCGCTGCCCAGCGTGGTGAGCACGCTGAACTCCACGAGCGGCATCCGGTTCGCGCCGGCCGGGATCGACACCAGGCTGCGTACCACCGGGGCCATCCGGCCGAACAGCACCGCCCACCGGCCGTGCCGTTCGAACCAGCGGTCGGCCCGTTCCAGGTCGTCCAGATCGACCAGGGGAAGCTTGTCCAGCCACCGTTTCAGCCGGTCCTCGCCGAGCCCCGCGCCGATCCAGTAGAGGACCAGCGCGCCGAGCAGGGAGCCGACCGTGGCGGCCAGCCAGACCACCACCACGTTGAACCGGCCCTCACCGGCCAGATAGCCGGCCAGCGCCAGCACGATCTCGCTGGGGATCGGCGGAATGATGCTCTCCAGGGCGACCAGCAGCGCCACTCCGGGGGAGCCCATCGCCTCGATGACGCCGGCCACCCAGCCGGTCAGGCCACCCAGTTGACCCGGGTCGACGTTGTCGGCGAGCGACATGCGTCTCCCTCCGCCGGAACCTGTTGATCGGATGGTTCTACCCGGTCCCACCATGATCACACCTCGAACCGGGGCCTGACCCCGCTGACCGGCGGATCAGCGGCGGGCCGGGCCGGCAGCGAGCTGGCGGCACAGACGCCGGTGGAGCCCATCGCTCGCACGACAGTGTCCTCGGCGCACCGGCCGAGGACACTGTCGTGCGAGGCTGACCGGCCGCGAAATCCTGCTCACCACAGCGTGGGTTCCAGGAGTCGCGACGAAAGCGTTCGCGCTATCTAGGAAAGGGGCCGCCACTCGGCGTAGTCCCGGCCCCCCGGCGCCGTGGCGCATGCCTTCACGACGACGAGCGTTCCTGCTCCGGGCACGACCCCGTTGCCGGTGTCGAGGACACTGATGCACCAGTTGGGCGACTTGGCGCTCTTCAGCCATCCCCTGCTGGGGTCATAACTCCAGCTCGCGTTTTTTGCGGCTTCGCAACCCCAGCCGACCACGGAACTGCCCTCGCTCAGGCTCGCGTCCCACACGTTCAGGCAGTTGTAAGGCCAGAACTCGTTCTGGACCCAGCCGGTGGACCCCCCGTTGATCTTCCAACTCGTCCCGGCGCTGATGGTGCACGGCATAATGGCCACCGGGGCGCCGTTGAACTGGTTGTTCTTGTAGATGGCGAGGCACATCCCGGTGGCCGGGTTCCTCAACTGGAAGTAGTCGTCGGCCAGCGCGGCCACCTTTTTCTCCGATGTGGCAGCCTCCGGCTGCGCCGCCGCCCCGGTGGATGGCCCCACCAAAAATCCCAGTGCCAGGACGATCACCCCGAACACACTGCTGATGGTGCGGCGATGACGATCACGACGGCTCATACTTAATCCATTCGCAGAAGTGAATGACTTCACCTAGTGTCCAATCGAGGTTGAGATATTGCAACAGCCGCCCCCTGTCGTTTCTGTGGCGTAATCATTGGGTTTGTGGGCGATGCGGCAGGGCGGTGGTACCGTGTAGGTCGATCGTGCTGTCAATAGGAACTTTACGCGCCTATGGTGAACCTTTGGGCATTAGGAATGACCTCGACCGTTGTAAATTTCGCGAAATGCGCGCCGTGTATTCTCGACGAGTTCCGGCGGTCCGGTCCCGGTCGGCGCGGCCATGCGGCGGTTCCCGCCGGACCAACGGACGGGGAACGAGGTCCCCGCCGCCATCTGCCCTCACCTGCCCACTCCGGCCCCGGTTGCCGTCGCCGCCGAGTCGGCTTCACGTTTGCCGATCGCGGCGATCGGAGAAGGTATGCCGGCATGGGTGACCGGTGGTACTCCGAGGCCGTCGTCTACTGCCTCGACATAGACACGTTCGCGGACTCCGACGGCGACGGGGTCGGTGACATCCAGGGCCTGATCGGCCGCCTGGACTATCTGGCCAGGCTGGGCGTGACCTGCCTGTGGCTGCACCCCGTCCACCCGTCGCCGAACCGGGACGACGGCTACGACGTCACCGACTTCTACAACGTGGACCCACGCTTCGGCACCCTCGGCGACTTCGCGGAGCTGCTGCACCAGGCGCGGAACCGGGGCATCCGGGTGATCATCGACCTGGTGGTGAACCACACCTCCGACGAGCACCCGTGGTTCGTCTCGGCGCGCTCCTCGCCCGACTCGCCGTACCGGGACTGGTACGTCTGGGCCGACCACGAGCCGGCGGACCGGCGGCAGGGCATGGTCTTCCCCGGCGAGCAGCACGAGACCTGGACCTACGACCGTGCCGCGAAGGCGTGGTACTACCACCGGTTCTACAAGTACCAACCGGACCTGAACATGGCGAACCCGGCGGTCCGCGCCGAGGTCAAGAAGATCATGTCGTTCTGGCTCCAGCTCGGCGTCTCCGGGTTCCGGATGGACGCCGTGCCGTTCATCATCGAGCTGACCGAGCCGGGCAACCCGAACTCGGCCAAGGACTTCGAGTTCCTCACCGAGCTGCGCCAGCACGTGCAGTGGCGAAGCGGCGACGCCGTCCTGCTCGCCGAGGCCAACGTCGAGCCGGACGAGCTGCCGCAGTTCTTCGGCGACGTCGGCGGCGCCGGCAACCGGGTGCACATGCTCTTCGACTTCATGCTCAACGGGCGGCTGATGCTCGCCCTGGCCCGGCAGGACCCGGAGCCGGTGATCGAGGCGCTGCGCGACACCCCCACCCTGCCCACCGGCGGGCAGTGGGCCACGTTCCTGCGCAACCACGACGAGATCGACCTCTCCCGGCTCACCGCCGAACAACGCAACCAGGTGTACGAGCAGTTCGGCCCGGACGAGAACATGCGGATCTACGACCGGGGCATCCGCCGCCGGCTCGCCCCGATGCTCGGCAACGACCGACGGCGCGTCGAGCTGGCGTACGCGTTGCAGTTCTCGCTGCGCGGCACGCCGGTGCTGCGCTACGGCGAGGAGATCGGCATGGGC
The sequence above is a segment of the Micromonospora sp. WMMD882 genome. Coding sequences within it:
- a CDS encoding FAD-dependent oxidoreductase, which gives rise to MAQRLIVVGGDAGGMAAASQARRRRGPDDLEIVAFERGRFTSYSACGIPYWISGLVEDRDDLVARDPATFRDDFAVDVRLRHEVTAIDLARREVVAQDLAGGGEVRERFDILMYATGANPVKPAWAHTEAAGVFGVQTLDDGDALRDWLEGDPPPRRAVVVGGGYIGVEMAEALIVRGLRVTLVEQAEQPMSTVDPDMAGLVADAMRGLGIEIRTGVTVTGLAERDGRVTGVVTDAGEFPADVVVLGLGVRPNTALAEAAGLPVGPSGGIRVDRRMRVVDAPDVWAAGDCVESLHLVSGLPVHIPLGTHANKQGRVAGINIGGGYATFPGVIGTAVTKVCDLEVGRTGLREREATAAGFEFVSVIAESTNRAGYYPGARTMSVKLLAERPSGRLLGAQIVGWSEAAKRIDTLAVALWNGMTVDDMTALDLGYAPPYAPAWDPVLVAARKAVDALARR
- a CDS encoding aminoglycoside phosphotransferase family protein — encoded protein: MGVELEIPEQLGWVRRAPAGRAWLAALPQRLASCVDRWGLRLGPAYDGGMAALTLRTELPDGVPAVLKLQYPDPESAHEAAALAAWAGEGAVRLLAHEPAWRALLVERCVPGTPLHHLPPREALGVAVDLLPRLWLPAGGPPPAGLPSPAGQSPAGAPPAGSGSFTPLAEEAAGWVERLPGNWERAGRPYERRLLDAAVDLLTGLTPTQGGQVLVNQDLHAGNVLRATREPWLLIDPKPLLGEREFGVVPLVRGAELGHSAAAVRYRLDRLTAELGLDRDRARGWTVGQTLAWSIVEGQVFPEQVEVVRWLLDGP
- a CDS encoding phosphotransferase codes for the protein MEAFLTPEQLADRTARALDAAVRAGRDLGLTVTEPKVLHDVFSVVVHLAPAPVVARVPTVLPHYATLASQASRQRAELDVTRWLAARGTPVVPPSPLVPPEPVRRDGFSMTFWQYVPPAPDAEPDYVANAALIPELHAAMRDYPGELAFLSAAEPPFVTDSLTLLDGRPDLLDPADLDRARREWQALEPLARSQAAFERRFPGVDLRPVHGDCPPVNILAGADGPRYADFELVTLGPVEWDLAGVGPDCEAAYDRQARRRGMRPLDRDVLAFVTAVGMLRGVACLALAPQLPMLADAVRPMIDQWRSTPFPTDLTG
- a CDS encoding DNA-formamidopyrimidine glycosylase family protein codes for the protein MPEGHTIHRLARRHAELFAGDKPQVSSPQGRFAEGAARISGTVLESAEAYGKHLLHHYADGSSLHVHLGLYGKFADGSGEPPPPVGQVRLRMVTDRHWLELRGPTACELFTPPEVAALRARLGPDPLRADAEPERAYARIAGSATPLAGLLLDQSVVAGTGLIFVTEALFRAGLPPLLPGRALTRAGWRALWADLVALMTLAVERGRIDTVRPAHLPEATGRAPRVDRHGGEVYVYRRPGQPCHVCGTPVSRGGLGGRNLYWCATCQAG
- a CDS encoding glutamate--cysteine ligase; the protein is MIGQAAHEDGTAAPQPAGPDLLTVGVEEEFLLVDPHTGVAVPAVDLVMEQVPPELSGQVEREFQTSQIEIGSPPGLDLDAIRHSLGLLRAGLADAAERAGVRLLAIGTGPAAGPTPPVVDKPRFDRMVERYRLLAPGPGNNGMHVHVGVPDPDTGVQVLNHVRPWLPVLHALTTNSPFSAGADTGYASWRSIEWERWPSVAPTPWLDSFAHYRRLIGQLIDSGVMLDEGMLYWYARLSAKYPTVEIRIGDVCSALDDTILVAALVRGLVGTALAEIAAGRPAPRVDHHLLVAAHWRAAHDGLAGKAVDLTADGGVVPAWELLDRLVERVRPVLERHGDADRVTGLLDGVRRHGTGATRQRAVYARTGKLVDVVAEVARQTRGGAPTVTD
- a CDS encoding WGR domain-containing protein encodes the protein MPQETTYLELSEVDGGAHKFYETVVDGCELTVRYGRIGDQGQVKASSYADNAKARAAAAKKIGEKVRKGYAPAVRGVRQRRAVSRRQIVSARSTARTAPVLWRYDSGAPAFGIFVDGRHCMVGNERGVITTLGHDARVVGQVRLPDGVKCIVADDAWIYAGCDDGNVYDLSGKVPRAAYSIAPDIDIYWLDIHDGVLGVSDAGGGIAAIDHEDEFLWRRPGRGRSAWMVRCDDDAIYHGHSAGVTGYDWRTGRELWHTSTGSVLFGWQERDHVFAGTATREVVRLGKRGRREQTFRCDAPVFSCATAADGRYVFAGDSHSSIYCFDEAGNRLWKLGTGCGSAYSMQYHDERLYVVTTGGHLACVDASEPAIRAAEAGSVPQVVDVKAPPSLAVTAPSTTVEVVDHAGGGVVVRCVEERGRLRVQVLSDGYHRDWSVQFPKGIREPGAHYVVTEVREAGRGGFYRAYGDIRRLR